The Microtus pennsylvanicus isolate mMicPen1 chromosome 5, mMicPen1.hap1, whole genome shotgun sequence DNA segment TGTTGGAGAGTTTCTCAAGAAGGAGCTAAGGCAGCAGGTGGCTAGCTGGACCGAGGATGAGGACACTAAGAAGCTCAAGCTGGCTATCCTGAACACCTTCTTCAACATAGAGTGTTGCGTGAGCGGCACCCACAGCATGGACCTGGTGGCTCTTGCGCCGTTCGGGGAGTATACGGTGCTGCCGGGACTGGATTGCACCTTGGCTGGGTATGGGCCCCAGCCTTGCCAGCTCTGCCCATCTTGTCTGTGCAGAGGCACTAGACTGCAAAAAGGAGGgcaaaaagggagagaggaggcccGAAGTGGGCAGGTGAGGGCACTGCCCTCCCCGTTCAGAGAAATTGGTTGCTTTTTCTCCTGGTTTTGTTCGTTTAAGCAAGAATGTTTCTAGGGAAGTGAGAGGGAAATGTCTTGATTGTCAATCTCTTCTGATTTCCTGGGGCGCTCATGTGTCAGGTGTTACACAAGGGGCTTCAGGTGCAAAGGAGCCAGCAGGTTCCTCccctagggcagccagggctgtgccTGTTGCTAGGCTCACAGACCATTTGGTAGGGTTGCCCTTAGCACCGAATCAAGCCCAAGGTTTCAGTTCAGCTGGTAGGCATTTGTGGTTCAGGAAGTGCACGAACATGGGGCTGGTGTGGTAGTAGGGGGTCTGTAACACTCATGTGACCTAGTTTTGTGGCCCTCCTTAGCCAGAAGGTGAATGTTAAGGGTCCTGTGTTTTAAGGGGTTGCCCACTTCCAGGCACTCTGCCCGGCCTCTTTCTGGCTTTTGAATGATGCTCCCACTGAGGGTGGGGGCATCCTGGATGGCTTATTTCTGCAAGGGTTACTCTTCCAGGGCCTGGATCATCACACATCaacttctgtctctctttagtGGTTACCAAGGACTTACCAACCGCATACTGGCTTCCTTGCCCAAGGATTCGATGGTTTTTAACAAGCCGGTGAAGACCATTCACTGGAATGGGTCCTTCCAGGaagctgcttttccaggggaGATCTTCCCTGTGTTGGTGGAGTGTGAAGATGGTACCCGCCTGCCTGCCCATCATGTCATCGTCACCGTGCCCTTAGGTAGGACTCACTGTCTATATCCCTGTCTCAGGCACCAGGGCCTCTGGTTTTTCCTGTTCTCCCTTGACTCCGGGTATTTGCTGAGCTGTGGAGTTCATGTTTTCATTCTAGGGAATTTTAGATGGATGGAAGTACTCTTAGCATCTTTTGTAGCGGGTTagcccttctgcctcagcctcctgagtgctggagttccaggcatgagctgccatgcctggctaatCTTTTCTTGTATAAGAGATGTCATTATTAATAAATACTCGCGGAAGTCTAGCAGTTCTCACTTCCGTTTCACGTGGTGTCTACATGGGAATTTCGAAGTGCTCATGTGGCTTCATTTTCATAGGCTGAGGAGTGGTTTGTTCTCGAAGATCTAGACAGACTCTGCTTCTCTCCCCAGGCCCACTGTGTATGGGGAAATTGTCCCTGTCATGTGCCTGGTTGTGGCCTTGCTGGCTTCCCATTGCcctgatttccttccttccttttttaagttttaatttttgttttgagacagggtctcaccgtgtagccttggatggcctggaactcactgtgtaaaccgggctggtgtcaaactcagagatctacctgcttatgccttccaagtgctgtgattaaagacctTGTCCTTCCTTACAGGCTTCAAGGAAATGTTGTCTCCTCTGGTTTGACTTAGTTGTTTGTCTGACtgtgcactatttttttttctatttagacTCATCTAAGTGttttcagtggcagagtgcttacaTCTGTGAGGCCCCGGGTTCAATTATAGCACAGTAAATGACAAAACAAGACGTCTGGGTGAAATTTGTGTGACGACTTATGCAGACTGACTCCGAGCAGTGTGACTGGCAGTTAGAAGTAGAAGGTCAGGAGTGTGATGTCCTCACAGAGTCCTATTTAACCGTCTCTGTGATGAGGGGGTCTGTAGTATTCCTCCAGTATGGTAGCAGTCAACCTTAGTCCTCATGGTCCAGCCTTTGGAATTTATCTCCAGGAACCTGAATCAAAATATGAGATGTTTAAAAGCCCTTTATATAATCAGGCCAGGTTTCTGTTGATGTAGATTCTAGCTAAAACGTaactttattttttgctttttaaagcagggtcttacaatgtagctcttgctgtcctggaactcactatgtagatcaggctggccttgaactcacaggcatcctcctgcctctgcctcccgagtactggattAAATGCTTATACCACAAGACCTATCTTAAGTCACATCCAATTCTGAATTGCAGGTTTTCTCAAAGAACATCAAGATACCTTCtttgagccaccactgcctgacaaaaAGGCAGAAGCCATCAGAAAAATAGGCTTTGGTACCAACAACAAAATCTTTTTGGAGTTTGAGGAGCCCTTCTGGGAGCCCGACTGCCAGTTCATCCAGGTGGTGTGGGAGGACACATCACCCCTCCAGGACACAGCCCTCTCTCTCCAAGACACCTGGTTCAAGAAGCTCATTGGCTTTTTGGTTCTGCCTCCTTTTGAGTATGTATGCATCAGGGAGCTTTCGGGAAACTCTCTCCTGCTCACTAGTAGCTTGGTCTGTTGGAGGACCCAGCTGTTTGTGGTTCATTGCCAGTGTTTCTGAGGGTTTAATTGGAGGAGGGACATGAGCTCCCAAAGTGTTGGTTATGTATCTCAGCCTGGCTCCCTGAGAGACAAATGGAGGCCCAGAATGTAATCTTGGATTCCTGGAATTTCCACTCTAAAAAATGTATTGAAATTCTGTAGAAAGTTGTGATTTGTATATGTCGCCAACAGTATAAGAGCTTCATGCTATTGACAGTCTTCAGATATCAGTGGTGATATTGATAAATTTAACTTTTGACATTACTACATGAACCAACATTTTCTGAATGACACACATTgtggagaggtaaaagccagtgacCGAGCTATAGGCTCAGTGAGATCCTGTATAcagtgcacatttttttttttctctgagaaagTATCTCCTCAGTATCATGGTTGGCTAGGTGCCCTCGTAGGTAAAGAAGTGGGTGAAGGAGGTGCTAGGTGAGTTTTCCCAGACTCACGACACCCGAAAAGTTCTTCATGCCTCTTACCATTTcttcacacagacagaaaaatacACCCAAGGctcaaaatttaataaaatctgTAACTTTTAATATTTCATCAAGGACCTTTTCAAGTGAAATCAGCACTCCCCCCACGTCCCAAAGTGTACGTGGTGGTAGTGAGAGTGGAGCCCACTGGTGTGGCGTGTTGAGGCGTCCATTCTCTGAGGGACAGCTTACCTGCTCTTCTCTGCACGCTGGTACAAGTGACAAAGTGGAAACAGCACGTGCTGCTGAGAGCCTAGGGAGCTCTGGGGGGCTGTTCTGGGTGGTGTTGGCCCTGGCATAGTTGGGCTGTGGCCAGCAGATTCGTTCTTTCTGTGCATACAGGTCTTCACATGTGCTCTGTGGGTTTATTGCTGGGCTCGAGTCAGAGTTTATGGAGACTCTTTCAGATGAAGAAATGCTTCTGTCCCTAACCCAAGTACTCCGGAGAGTGACAGGTATGCCCCCGCCATGTGCTCTTTTTGGCCAGTCTCTGAACGGGAAGTAAACTCAGAACAGAGAAGAATAAATTCTGCTTTGTACATTCCCAAGATAGCCTGCTTCCTGGGCAGTGGGCTAGTAACGGTTTGCAAACActtcctaattttattttctaaaatcttCCTCCCAAAACACATGCAGTTGTCCCATGTCAGGTGCCTCCAGGtagggaaactgagactcagtcCATTTTCAGGAGGCTTCTCAGGGTGTTGCTTATGGGCACCAGCTGTCCCTGTGCAGTGCTGGCAGAGTAGCTGAGATAGGATGCTTAGGAAAACACACACTGACGTGGTTTTCTTCCAGGTTAGTGAGAATTCTGGGTTAATATGCTGTATCTCTGTGTTTCAGGAAACCCACAATTGCCAGCAGCCAAGAGCATGCTGAGGTCTCGTTGGCACAGTGCCCCATACACCCGAGGTTCCTATAGCTATGTGGCCGTTGGCAGCACTGGCGATGACCTAGATCTGCTGGCTCAGCCCCTCCCTGCTGATGGAACTGGTACCCAGGTATAGTGGCCTGCCATGGTGTGAGGCACCTGGGAATCCTGCTGCTAACTAAGGCCTAAAGGTGATGTGGTGTGAGTGGTGGGTGAGGCAGGGATCTCAAAGACTCAGCCCTTTCCTTTTGGAAAATGGGAGTAACTTCAAGTTGAATGTGCTGGCATACactcata contains these protein-coding regions:
- the Paox gene encoding peroxisomal N(1)-acetyl-spermine/spermidine oxidase isoform X2 yields the protein MASGGPRVLVVGGGIAGLGAAQRLCRHSAASHLRVLEATAGAGGRIRSERCFGGVVELGAHWIHGPSQGNPVFQLAAEFGLLGEKELSEENQLVETGGHVALPSMSCTSSGASVSLELVREMGSLFYGLIDQTREFLNAHETPMASVGEFLKKELRQQVASWTEDEDTKKLKLAILNTFFNIECCVSGTHSMDLVALAPFGEYTVLPGLDCTLAGGYQGLTNRILASLPKDSMVFNKPVKTIHWNGSFQEAAFPGEIFPVLVECEDGTRLPAHHVIVTVPLGFLKEHQDTFFEPPLPDKKAEAIRKIGFGTNNKIFLEFEEPFWEPDCQFIQVVWEDTSPLQDTALSLQDTWFKKLIGFLVLPPFESSHVLCGFIAGLESEFMETLSDEEMLLSLTQVLRRVTAPGTLRWGSHPSDILFHHTRGPPVRLEGSRSPPWSVGLTGAEAPAQAVSVCCSALSGGLTKLPCLLDT
- the Paox gene encoding peroxisomal N(1)-acetyl-spermine/spermidine oxidase isoform X1; translation: MASGGPRVLVVGGGIAGLGAAQRLCRHSAASHLRVLEATAGAGGRIRSERCFGGVVELGAHWIHGPSQGNPVFQLAAEFGLLGEKELSEENQLVETGGHVALPSMSCTSSGASVSLELVREMGSLFYGLIDQTREFLNAHETPMASVGEFLKKELRQQVASWTEDEDTKKLKLAILNTFFNIECCVSGTHSMDLVALAPFGEYTVLPGLDCTLAGGYQGLTNRILASLPKDSMVFNKPVKTIHWNGSFQEAAFPGEIFPVLVECEDGTRLPAHHVIVTVPLGFLKEHQDTFFEPPLPDKKAEAIRKIGFGTNNKIFLEFEEPFWEPDCQFIQVVWEDTSPLQDTALSLQDTWFKKLIGFLVLPPFESSHVLCGFIAGLESEFMETLSDEEMLLSLTQVLRRVTGNPQLPAAKSMLRSRWHSAPYTRGSYSYVAVGSTGDDLDLLAQPLPADGTGTQLQVLFAGEATHRTFYSTTHGALLSGWREADRLLGLWDSQVQKHRPRL